Proteins encoded together in one Chryseobacterium sp. G0201 window:
- a CDS encoding rhomboid family intramembrane serine protease, which translates to MNIVVLVIIAVTCIISYMGLNNIQLFEKYKFNVSAINSRKEYIRLISSAFLHADFMHLFFNMLSLYFFQGVVIHFFGTIGFLIIYFGSMILGNLFSLLIYKNQPWYSAIGASGAVSGIIFASIAMAPNEISVNFLPGWLFGTLYFGYSVYMMLNPKQWDNLGHAAHLGGAFFGLVYSIALHPDLALSNWYFLGIMALPLIYLSYEIFVRKRIG; encoded by the coding sequence ATGAATATAGTAGTTTTAGTAATTATTGCCGTGACCTGTATTATCAGTTACATGGGACTTAATAATATTCAGTTATTTGAAAAATACAAATTTAATGTTAGCGCAATAAATTCTAGAAAGGAATATATCAGACTTATAAGCTCTGCATTTCTTCATGCTGATTTTATGCACTTGTTTTTCAATATGCTGTCCTTATATTTCTTTCAGGGAGTGGTTATTCATTTTTTCGGGACTATAGGTTTTCTGATTATCTACTTTGGATCCATGATCCTTGGAAATTTATTTAGCTTGCTTATTTACAAAAATCAACCTTGGTATTCTGCAATCGGTGCTTCTGGTGCTGTTTCCGGAATTATCTTCGCATCAATTGCGATGGCTCCGAACGAAATTAGTGTCAACTTTTTACCGGGCTGGCTTTTCGGGACATTATATTTTGGATATTCAGTGTATATGATGCTAAATCCAAAACAATGGGATAATCTGGGACACGCCGCACATTTAGGTGGAGCATTTTTCGGATTGGTTTATTCAATAGCATTGCATCCTGATTTAGCATTAAGTAATTGGTATTTCTTAGGAATAATGGCACTTCCGCTAATTTATTTAAGCTACGAAATTTTTGTAAGGAAAAGAATAGGTTAA
- the rhaM gene encoding L-rhamnose mutarotase — protein MKKRVSFKMFLKPGCEKEYEKRHNEIWPELKVLLKNSGVSDYTIYWDKDTNILFAHQTVSEGSGSQDLGTSEIVKKWWSYMADIMETNPDNSPISIPLQEVFYLE, from the coding sequence ATGAAAAAGAGAGTATCCTTCAAAATGTTTCTAAAGCCAGGCTGCGAAAAGGAATATGAAAAAAGACACAACGAAATTTGGCCGGAGCTAAAAGTATTATTAAAAAACTCTGGCGTATCAGATTATACGATATATTGGGATAAAGACACGAATATTCTGTTTGCTCACCAAACGGTTTCGGAAGGTTCTGGTTCCCAAGATTTAGGGACTTCTGAAATTGTAAAGAAATGGTGGAGTTATATGGCAGATATTATGGAGACAAATCCGGATAATTCACCAATAAGTATTCCCTTACAAGAGGTTTTTTATTTAGAGTAA
- the prmC gene encoding peptide chain release factor N(5)-glutamine methyltransferase, protein MTILEFKQYFQKALSELYTESESAFLYSIFIETFLGLDAFNQRRLYDQELLIDDENKLQEVISELKANKPYQHILGETEFYGMKFFVDENVLIPRPETEELLEIAIQKIKNSQFTINKLRILDIGTGSGVIPLVLKKHFPEAEVSSIDFSEKALEVAKKNADFHHLEINLIHADYLNFELTENYDVIISNPPYIGIEEEIEIADSVKEFEPKMALFSPTSDALIFYKKIAEDSKKYLNKNGLLFLEINQKLGPETLNLYKNILSEVELVKDLSENDRFIVGKK, encoded by the coding sequence ACTCCATTTTTATAGAAACTTTTTTAGGTCTTGATGCATTTAATCAAAGAAGATTATACGATCAGGAATTATTGATTGATGATGAAAACAAACTTCAAGAAGTTATTTCAGAGTTAAAAGCCAACAAACCTTATCAGCATATTTTAGGAGAAACAGAATTTTACGGAATGAAGTTTTTTGTTGACGAAAATGTGCTAATTCCGCGCCCTGAAACCGAAGAATTATTAGAAATTGCCATTCAAAAAATTAAGAATTCACAGTTCACAATTAACAAACTAAGAATCCTCGACATCGGAACCGGAAGCGGTGTAATTCCTTTGGTTTTAAAGAAACATTTTCCTGAAGCTGAAGTTTCGTCGATTGATTTTTCTGAAAAAGCTTTAGAAGTTGCAAAAAAGAATGCAGATTTTCATCACTTGGAAATAAACCTAATTCATGCTGATTATCTTAATTTTGAATTGACTGAAAATTATGATGTTATCATTTCAAATCCGCCTTATATCGGGATAGAAGAAGAGATAGAAATTGCCGATTCTGTGAAAGAATTTGAACCCAAAATGGCACTCTTCTCTCCTACTTCCGATGCGTTAATTTTCTATAAAAAGATTGCAGAAGATTCTAAAAAATATTTAAATAAAAACGGATTGTTATTTTTAGAGATCAATCAAAAACTAGGTCCTGAAACTTTAAATCTTTATAAAAATATTCTCTCGGAAGTTGAGCTTGTTAAAGATCTATCTGAAAATGATCGTTTTATTGTAGGAAAAAAATAA